The Armatimonadia bacterium genome contains a region encoding:
- a CDS encoding MFS transporter, with protein sequence MTLRQRLFAPPRRLIVACFCMDMNVAMTSLAIQNMGIYKLSAPNVVLGLFATLSSVTYTLGCLVSGGLSDRYGRRRCAVVACLGTTLAWIVLPNLGSWKYVLCAVPLSGAALSLFWPSVQAWIAELTTGGRQELSRNLGLFNILWATGLMIGPVASGYLWNLGPLWPFYVPAALALALVPWLIGIPRGASQATDTGAEEFAEHEDGTLFLHLAWIGNFASWFAGGIVGALFPKLGHELQYTVPLVGWLLFAFRLGQVLVFVYTRYEQRWQYRLWPMLAGEALAAVGMICAVVSASPALFMVGFALAGACGGITYVGSLFYALHGREEGRGKTSGLHEAVLGSGGVLGPLIGGVAAQFVNLRLPFAMAAAVLLAACVWQLHMFKSARSQRQPASVTVEAEPCCGKGH encoded by the coding sequence GTGACCCTACGCCAGCGCCTCTTCGCCCCTCCCCGCAGGCTGATCGTCGCATGCTTCTGCATGGACATGAACGTGGCCATGACGAGCCTCGCGATCCAGAACATGGGCATCTACAAGCTCAGCGCCCCGAACGTGGTCCTGGGGCTGTTTGCGACCCTGAGCTCGGTGACCTACACCCTGGGTTGCCTGGTCTCGGGTGGCCTGTCGGATCGCTATGGTCGTCGTCGCTGCGCGGTAGTGGCCTGTCTGGGCACGACGCTGGCCTGGATCGTGCTGCCGAATCTGGGCTCGTGGAAGTACGTGCTGTGCGCGGTTCCGCTCTCCGGCGCAGCGCTGTCGCTGTTCTGGCCTTCGGTGCAGGCGTGGATCGCCGAGCTGACCACCGGCGGGCGCCAGGAGCTCAGTCGCAATCTGGGGCTGTTCAACATCCTGTGGGCGACCGGCCTCATGATCGGTCCGGTGGCCAGCGGGTACCTGTGGAACCTGGGGCCACTGTGGCCCTTCTACGTACCCGCTGCCCTGGCCCTGGCGCTAGTCCCGTGGCTGATAGGGATCCCTCGTGGTGCATCGCAGGCAACGGACACCGGTGCGGAGGAGTTCGCGGAGCACGAAGACGGCACGCTCTTCCTGCACCTGGCCTGGATCGGCAACTTCGCCAGTTGGTTTGCCGGCGGCATCGTCGGCGCTCTCTTCCCGAAGCTGGGTCACGAGCTGCAGTACACCGTCCCGCTGGTGGGCTGGCTCCTGTTTGCCTTCCGCCTGGGGCAGGTTCTCGTTTTCGTATACACGCGCTATGAGCAGCGCTGGCAGTACCGGCTCTGGCCGATGCTGGCCGGTGAAGCGCTCGCCGCCGTGGGGATGATCTGCGCCGTAGTGTCTGCGAGCCCCGCTCTGTTCATGGTTGGCTTCGCTCTTGCCGGTGCCTGCGGCGGGATCACCTACGTCGGGAGTCTGTTCTACGCTCTCCACGGACGCGAGGAGGGTCGAGGCAAGACCAGTGGGCTGCATGAAGCGGTGCTCGGCAGCGGCGGAGTCCTGGGTCCACTGATCGGGGGCGTCGCGGCCCAGTTCGTCAACCTGCGGTTGCCCTTCGCGATGGCCGCCGCAGTCCTGCTGGCCGCCTGCGTATGGCAGCTGCACATGTTCAAGAGCGCACGCAGCCAGCGGCAACCGGCCTCGGTTACGGTAGAGGCAGAGCCTTGCTGTGGGAAGGGGCATTGA
- a CDS encoding ribonuclease H-like domain-containing protein: MLTHTFLHVPGIGYTTEQRLWQRGVHSWTDALALPGPPRSFSASRWELMQDIVEGSLRSLAAGDHRYFAQLLHARDQWRAFPEFRQRVGYLDIETDGMDFYHSVTVVGLYDGVRTHTYVAGDNLDQLAEDLHGYSLLVTFNGATFDLPFLRRRFGDIFDQLHIDLRYALARLGHHGGLKAIERRLGIARKDEIAGLMGEDAVRLWHEYQRGSSEALELLVEYNRADVENLETLMELAYGALWRHATEGSPAS, translated from the coding sequence ATGCTGACGCACACCTTCTTGCATGTTCCCGGGATCGGCTACACGACCGAGCAGCGGCTGTGGCAGCGTGGCGTACACTCCTGGACGGACGCGCTGGCGTTACCTGGTCCGCCGCGGTCTTTCTCGGCCTCACGCTGGGAACTCATGCAAGACATTGTCGAGGGGTCGCTGAGGAGCCTTGCCGCGGGCGATCACCGGTACTTCGCCCAACTGCTGCATGCGCGTGATCAGTGGCGAGCCTTCCCGGAGTTCCGTCAGCGAGTCGGCTACCTGGACATTGAGACCGACGGGATGGACTTTTACCACAGCGTCACCGTCGTAGGCCTGTATGATGGAGTTCGCACTCACACCTACGTGGCCGGCGACAACCTCGACCAGCTCGCGGAAGACCTCCATGGCTACAGCCTCCTGGTGACCTTCAACGGGGCGACCTTTGACCTGCCTTTCCTGCGCCGGCGCTTCGGGGATATCTTCGACCAGCTCCACATCGACCTGCGCTATGCCCTGGCACGGCTGGGGCATCATGGCGGGTTGAAGGCCATTGAGCGACGCCTGGGTATTGCGCGCAAGGACGAGATTGCCGGGCTGATGGGCGAGGACGCGGTGCGGCTGTGGCATGAGTATCAGCGGGGAAGCTCGGAGGCGCTGGAGCTGTTAGTGGAGTACAACCGGGCCGACGTGGAGAACCTCGAGACGCTCATGGAACTCGCCTATGGGGCGCTGTGGCGGCATGCGACCGAGGGAAGCCCCGCGTCCTGA
- a CDS encoding glycosyl hydrolase family 28-related protein, which yields MSSAALPSLSCLFLSLLGAVALAAPSPTILWASDPVRPDETVVIFGGGFEAGSQVEGLRLPDSPCGAPTADAELPAGDWQRLEVLQADARCVKAVIPADWRPGVFAVRVRVGEAVSRPALANRPDPWWVQGDQGFGASSGGWLRVFGKCLAFDAPATVVLIDSKGVQVTLQPTRADCYSLNLALPSSLPPTDYTVWVHNGLGGPASWRSAGKLTVTLPKPWREQVYNVKDFGANSDQAIRAALVRATEEGGGVVYFPRGRYKVEGALDLPDGITLRGEGMGLVSLYWPDMEEPPPALITGSHFRLQNLSLYCQNHRNVIADTDAAEGIRIESVRIRANCYFMIEDIGKEFRGRKGPTSHKTCGAAVMLRGRNFAVTDCDLYASNYALRLFRSQGGGLVARNVLRYGGRGYSLERVDRMIFEDNQVIGCNLLSIGNDITTFWTNYSRNLYYAHNRLSQMYGADREMMTLDAGGGAYFGKVAQTQGKQVVLAADPTYKDYAPKPHTDWTGAMLLILDGTGTGQWRTVVKNEGRNWEIDRPWDIAPDDTSLISIVPHRGRHLFIGNSFEDGGPFQLYGSAVDTIVAGNRGTRMDGFITWGLNPHQWGWQPAWYCQFLDNEIVEGNGYGPRSAFMGSITGNNDATYPGPLSRCALFRRNVLQSNARLRLSGTTRDALIEHCTVRHADQGIEIQPSTGGVLLRGNVFEDVTTPLAGDGVAAAKVVP from the coding sequence ATGTCTTCCGCCGCGCTGCCCTCACTGTCCTGCCTGTTCCTCTCCCTGCTGGGCGCAGTCGCCCTTGCCGCACCAAGCCCGACGATCCTCTGGGCCTCAGACCCGGTGCGCCCGGATGAGACGGTCGTGATCTTCGGCGGCGGCTTCGAGGCTGGATCGCAGGTCGAAGGCCTGCGTCTGCCAGACTCTCCCTGCGGCGCGCCCACTGCCGACGCGGAGCTTCCTGCCGGTGACTGGCAGCGCCTCGAAGTGCTGCAGGCGGACGCCCGGTGTGTGAAGGCCGTGATCCCGGCGGACTGGAGACCGGGTGTGTTCGCGGTTCGCGTGCGAGTCGGCGAGGCTGTCTCGCGACCCGCGCTCGCGAACCGGCCCGATCCGTGGTGGGTGCAAGGTGACCAGGGCTTCGGCGCCTCGTCCGGTGGGTGGCTCCGAGTCTTCGGCAAGTGCCTGGCCTTCGATGCTCCGGCCACCGTGGTTCTGATCGACAGCAAGGGTGTGCAGGTGACCTTGCAGCCGACGAGGGCCGACTGCTACAGCCTCAACCTCGCTCTCCCCTCTTCCCTGCCTCCGACGGACTACACCGTGTGGGTCCACAATGGCCTTGGCGGCCCGGCGAGTTGGCGAAGCGCCGGCAAGCTGACCGTGACCCTACCGAAGCCGTGGCGCGAGCAGGTCTACAACGTCAAGGACTTCGGCGCGAACTCGGACCAGGCGATTCGTGCCGCCCTCGTTAGGGCGACTGAAGAAGGTGGCGGCGTCGTCTACTTCCCGCGCGGCCGCTACAAGGTCGAGGGTGCGCTGGACCTGCCCGACGGGATCACACTGCGCGGCGAGGGCATGGGGCTCGTGAGCCTCTACTGGCCGGACATGGAGGAGCCTCCGCCGGCGCTGATCACCGGCAGCCACTTCCGGCTCCAGAACCTGAGTTTGTACTGCCAGAACCATCGCAACGTGATCGCCGACACCGACGCCGCCGAGGGCATCCGTATCGAGTCGGTGCGCATCCGTGCGAACTGCTACTTCATGATCGAGGACATCGGCAAGGAGTTCCGGGGACGCAAGGGACCGACCTCCCACAAGACCTGCGGCGCTGCGGTGATGCTGCGGGGGCGGAACTTCGCGGTCACCGACTGCGACCTGTATGCCTCCAACTACGCGCTGCGTCTGTTCCGTTCCCAGGGCGGCGGCCTGGTGGCTCGGAATGTCCTGCGCTACGGCGGCCGGGGCTACAGCCTCGAGCGCGTCGACCGGATGATCTTCGAGGACAACCAGGTGATCGGCTGCAACCTGCTGTCCATCGGGAATGACATCACAACCTTCTGGACCAACTACTCGCGCAACCTCTACTACGCCCACAATCGCCTCTCGCAGATGTACGGGGCCGACCGCGAGATGATGACCCTCGACGCCGGCGGCGGAGCGTACTTCGGCAAGGTCGCGCAGACCCAGGGCAAGCAGGTGGTGCTCGCCGCCGATCCGACCTACAAGGACTACGCGCCGAAGCCGCACACCGACTGGACGGGAGCGATGCTGCTGATCCTCGACGGAACCGGCACCGGCCAGTGGCGAACCGTGGTGAAAAATGAGGGGCGCAACTGGGAGATCGACCGCCCCTGGGACATCGCCCCGGATGACACCTCGCTGATCTCCATCGTCCCGCATCGCGGGCGGCACCTGTTCATCGGGAACAGCTTCGAGGACGGCGGGCCCTTCCAGCTCTACGGGAGCGCCGTCGATACCATCGTGGCCGGGAACCGTGGGACGCGGATGGACGGCTTCATCACCTGGGGCCTCAACCCGCACCAGTGGGGCTGGCAACCGGCCTGGTACTGCCAGTTCCTCGACAACGAGATCGTGGAGGGCAATGGCTACGGTCCGCGCAGCGCCTTCATGGGCAGCATCACCGGCAACAACGATGCGACCTACCCGGGGCCGCTGTCGCGCTGCGCCCTGTTCCGGCGCAACGTCCTACAGAGCAACGCTCGCCTGCGTCTGAGTGGCACGACCCGGGATGCGCTGATCGAGCACTGCACCGTTCGTCATGCGGACCAGGGGATCGAGATCCAGCCTTCGACCGGCGGGGTGCTGCTGCGGGGCAACGTGTTCGAGGATGTGACCACACCGCTGGCGGGCGACGGCGTCGCAGCAGCCAAGGTAGTGCCGTGA
- the proC gene encoding pyrroline-5-carboxylate reductase, protein MADATYQLGVVGAGKMGGALIRSLIARGALTAGQIIAADLVPAAREALQKACPEVTVVADAAQVVSESAVVLIAVKPQDFETALAPAVSARPAGQLVVSIMAGVPIARVAKLFGADAPILRVMPNLACEVAEGAFGYAANEHVTDGQKALVDGWLNSVGAAEELKEKLLDAVTGLSGSGPAFVAIFIEALADGGVAAGLPRKVAQRLAAQTVLGTAKWVVECDGPAILKDMVCSPAGTTIAGVRELEAAGLRSAAIEAVIAATERSQELGA, encoded by the coding sequence ATGGCTGACGCAACCTACCAGCTTGGTGTCGTTGGTGCCGGCAAGATGGGCGGCGCCCTGATCCGCTCCCTCATCGCCCGTGGAGCGCTCACGGCCGGCCAGATCATCGCAGCCGACCTGGTTCCCGCTGCTCGCGAAGCACTGCAGAAGGCTTGCCCCGAGGTCACCGTCGTGGCCGACGCTGCGCAGGTCGTCTCCGAGAGCGCCGTGGTCCTGATCGCGGTGAAGCCTCAGGATTTCGAGACGGCCCTCGCGCCCGCGGTCAGCGCCCGGCCTGCCGGTCAGCTTGTCGTGTCAATCATGGCCGGTGTACCGATTGCCCGGGTCGCGAAGCTCTTTGGCGCCGACGCGCCGATCCTCCGCGTGATGCCCAACCTCGCGTGCGAGGTGGCCGAGGGCGCCTTCGGCTACGCTGCCAATGAGCACGTGACCGACGGCCAGAAGGCACTTGTCGACGGTTGGCTGAACTCAGTTGGCGCAGCCGAGGAACTCAAGGAGAAGCTGCTGGACGCGGTGACCGGTCTGTCGGGCAGCGGTCCGGCCTTCGTCGCGATCTTCATCGAGGCGCTGGCTGATGGCGGCGTCGCAGCAGGGCTGCCTCGGAAGGTCGCTCAGCGTCTCGCAGCGCAGACGGTGCTCGGGACGGCGAAGTGGGTCGTCGAGTGCGACGGTCCGGCTATCCTCAAGGACATGGTCTGCTCGCCCGCCGGGACTACCATTGCCGGGGTCCGCGAACTCGAGGCGGCCGGTTTGCGCTCCGCCGCGATCGAGGCTGTAATCGCAGCCACGGAGCGGTCGCAGGAACTCGGCGCCTGA
- a CDS encoding GntG family PLP-dependent aldolase — protein MIDLRSDTKTLPTPQMREAMMRAEVGDDVSGEDPTVNHLEEVCAELMGKEAGLLVTSGTQGNLVSMMAHTQPGQMVICHNLAHIVVYEQGGLARICSLLVHPLQGKYGALDPDEVEAAVPPDEIHRVRLGLVELENTHNNCGGTVLDGDQIASVAQVAHRHGAPLHIDGARIFNAATYLGVKAKDLVASADSVQFCFSKGLGAPIGSMVVGSRDFIKEARRARKVVGGGMRQAGILAAAALMALEEGIPRLHEDHIHARQIAETLATLPGIEIDLASVQTNLLFFRVCREDMTAPQLCDRLAQYEVKASARDKAAIRFVTHRDVSAQDTQVVCRALQEILA, from the coding sequence ATGATCGACCTGCGCAGTGACACCAAGACGCTGCCGACCCCGCAGATGCGGGAGGCCATGATGCGCGCCGAAGTCGGCGACGACGTCTCCGGTGAGGACCCCACGGTCAACCACCTGGAGGAAGTCTGCGCCGAGCTGATGGGCAAGGAAGCCGGGCTGCTGGTGACCTCCGGTACGCAGGGCAACCTGGTCTCGATGATGGCCCACACGCAGCCGGGTCAGATGGTTATCTGCCACAACCTGGCCCACATCGTCGTCTACGAGCAGGGCGGTCTGGCGCGAATCTGCAGCCTGCTGGTGCATCCACTCCAGGGCAAGTATGGTGCGCTCGACCCCGACGAGGTAGAGGCCGCCGTTCCGCCCGACGAGATTCACCGCGTGCGTCTGGGCCTCGTGGAATTGGAGAACACGCACAACAACTGCGGCGGGACAGTTCTTGACGGTGACCAGATCGCCAGTGTCGCGCAGGTCGCTCATCGGCATGGAGCGCCGCTGCATATCGACGGCGCTCGGATCTTCAACGCGGCGACCTACCTCGGCGTGAAGGCCAAGGACCTGGTAGCCAGTGCGGACTCGGTGCAATTCTGCTTCTCCAAGGGTCTCGGCGCCCCGATCGGCAGCATGGTCGTCGGCAGCCGCGACTTCATCAAGGAAGCCCGGCGGGCACGGAAGGTCGTCGGTGGCGGAATGAGGCAGGCCGGGATCCTCGCCGCTGCGGCGTTGATGGCTCTCGAGGAGGGCATCCCGCGCCTGCACGAGGACCATATCCACGCCCGGCAGATCGCCGAGACGCTTGCCACACTCCCGGGGATCGAGATCGATCTGGCGAGCGTACAGACTAACCTGCTGTTCTTCCGGGTATGCCGCGAGGACATGACGGCACCGCAGCTCTGCGACCGCCTGGCACAGTATGAGGTGAAGGCCTCCGCACGCGACAAGGCGGCGATTCGATTCGTCACCCATCGCGACGTGAGTGCCCAGGATACGCAGGTCGTCTGCAGAGCCCTGCAGGAGATCCTCGCCTGA
- a CDS encoding type II CAAX endopeptidase family protein: MADPNQYPPTLEHHDHRHALQRVGLIAALLAMAAGLVSYQPHSASTQLPQQPGPDGWLLQGDLRYRLGRALGDLESHLNGRLSVDPEDVVQSGIACYERAALRSESPDARAGLRLAVIYARRGNADEALKLLGKLVQNDEARGDLYLAVSAVYDTRSVDRKALLQAAEVLKGYGGWPSLLAQADLFRRLGVIGQAKSLEAEATSAANDSAGLLLLVGLAYGLLLLVGAALLIRYVLRWLLRPPAPRSTLPWPQVTWSSVDAAELGAVLLCAMALARVTILELSRRVHIAGDGSWAAALPALLSYLFICGLAAAYIGWRMHQGEPEPWEALGVRSAPGILRSLATGLGAYGMMLASLAALALMLGGSWAKMLFGAAMVQDLPSGPQLFVRFAIACVLAPAAEEIIFRGFIYAGLRRSFNPILALPISAAIFGIAHLNLALGGMATVAVMGIMLALVYERTHSLWPGIVAHGLHNLLAFLLLVAAGL, from the coding sequence GTGGCCGACCCGAACCAGTACCCACCAACCCTTGAGCATCACGACCACCGCCATGCGCTGCAGCGTGTGGGGCTGATTGCTGCGCTCCTGGCGATGGCGGCGGGGCTGGTCAGCTACCAGCCGCACAGCGCTTCAACGCAGCTTCCGCAGCAACCCGGGCCGGATGGCTGGCTGCTTCAGGGCGACCTGCGTTACCGACTCGGCCGGGCGCTCGGAGACCTGGAGTCCCATCTCAACGGCCGCCTGAGTGTTGACCCCGAGGACGTCGTGCAGTCGGGCATCGCCTGCTACGAGCGAGCGGCTCTGCGCAGTGAGTCGCCGGATGCCCGCGCCGGACTGCGACTGGCGGTCATCTATGCGCGACGCGGCAATGCCGACGAGGCCCTGAAGCTCCTGGGCAAGCTGGTGCAGAACGATGAAGCGCGGGGCGACTTGTACCTGGCGGTCTCGGCGGTCTATGACACGCGGTCGGTGGACCGGAAGGCCCTGCTCCAGGCCGCCGAGGTGCTGAAAGGCTATGGGGGCTGGCCGTCGCTGCTTGCGCAGGCGGACCTGTTCCGACGGCTGGGAGTCATCGGGCAGGCGAAGTCGCTCGAGGCTGAGGCGACCAGTGCGGCCAACGACTCGGCCGGGCTGCTACTCCTCGTCGGCCTGGCCTACGGCCTGCTGCTCCTGGTCGGCGCGGCGCTGCTTATCCGGTATGTACTGCGCTGGTTGCTGCGGCCGCCGGCGCCACGCTCAACGCTTCCGTGGCCGCAGGTCACCTGGTCATCCGTGGACGCTGCGGAGCTCGGGGCTGTGCTTCTGTGCGCGATGGCCCTTGCCCGGGTGACGATCCTGGAGCTGTCCCGTCGGGTTCACATTGCTGGAGACGGAAGCTGGGCTGCAGCGCTTCCAGCGCTGCTCTCGTACCTGTTCATCTGCGGACTTGCGGCCGCGTATATCGGGTGGCGAATGCACCAGGGGGAGCCCGAGCCCTGGGAGGCTCTCGGCGTGCGCAGTGCACCGGGCATCCTGCGGAGCCTGGCAACCGGCCTGGGTGCCTACGGCATGATGCTGGCATCCTTGGCGGCCCTTGCGCTGATGCTGGGCGGGTCCTGGGCGAAGATGCTCTTCGGAGCCGCGATGGTCCAGGACCTTCCGAGCGGGCCCCAGCTTTTCGTGCGGTTCGCGATCGCCTGTGTGCTGGCGCCGGCTGCGGAGGAGATCATCTTCCGGGGCTTCATCTACGCCGGACTGCGCCGCAGCTTCAACCCCATCCTCGCGCTACCCATCAGCGCGGCGATCTTTGGGATCGCACACCTGAACCTGGCCCTCGGCGGCATGGCGACGGTGGCGGTGATGGGGATCATGCTCGCGTTGGTCTACGAACGCACTCACTCACTGTGGCCGGGGATTGTCGCCCACGGCTTGCACAACCTGCTGGCCTTCCTGCTGCTCGTGGCCGCCGGGTTGTAG
- a CDS encoding cell division protein SepF, translating into MRRNVLNRALDLFGLGLHGEYAEDADPQALVHEEEEGVYSLSPQNSAAQAACPLVRAEPRDMDDATAIANEIKRRIPVILNLENCNPEDARRIRDFLGGVTYGMSGFMKKIGSWVYACAPFDMPIQRLVLEGGQLGQPRYERDDESTED; encoded by the coding sequence ATGAGGCGCAATGTGTTGAACAGGGCCCTTGATCTGTTCGGCCTCGGTCTTCACGGGGAATACGCAGAAGACGCTGATCCGCAGGCTTTGGTACACGAAGAGGAAGAAGGCGTCTACTCCCTCTCCCCGCAGAACAGTGCCGCGCAGGCGGCCTGTCCACTGGTCCGCGCAGAACCCCGCGACATGGACGATGCGACCGCTATCGCCAACGAGATCAAGCGCCGCATACCTGTCATCCTCAACCTCGAGAACTGCAATCCCGAAGACGCACGCCGAATCCGTGACTTCCTTGGCGGCGTGACCTACGGGATGAGCGGCTTCATGAAGAAGATCGGGAGCTGGGTCTACGCCTGCGCTCCCTTTGACATGCCCATCCAGCGCCTTGTCCTCGAGGGCGGCCAGCTCGGGCAGCCACGGTACGAACGCGACGACGAGAGCACCGAGGACTAG
- a CDS encoding DUF167 domain-containing protein has translation MPSTRLQIRVIPRARKDEVAERRGDAVVVRLQAPPVEGAANKALLKFLAKTLGVRPADLTLIAGEKSRDKVVQIEGLSQEDVEKALTR, from the coding sequence ATGCCGTCCACTCGCCTCCAAATCCGCGTCATCCCTCGTGCCCGGAAGGACGAAGTCGCCGAGCGTCGTGGCGACGCCGTTGTCGTGCGTCTTCAGGCTCCCCCGGTCGAGGGCGCGGCGAACAAGGCCTTGCTCAAGTTCCTGGCGAAGACTCTCGGCGTGCGTCCCGCCGACCTCACCCTGATTGCCGGGGAGAAGTCGCGCGACAAGGTCGTGCAGATTGAGGGGCTCAGCCAGGAGGACGTGGAGAAGGCCCTGACGCGCTGA
- a CDS encoding YggS family pyridoxal phosphate-dependent enzyme produces MHDIGAAFREVRDRIAAAARRAGRSPEQVTLVTVSRTRSPEEIRLAMSAGADHLGENYVQELVDKWREFGGQVDGNPRWHFLGHLQRNKVKYLASFCELIHSVEDERLAAEIDRRACERQRRQALLLEVNIAGEESKFGLSPEQVAPLAEKIAELPGVQLRGLMAMTPLGASPEACRKYFAQVRDLSERLAVGLPEGAMAELSMGMTQDYEVAVEEGATLVRVGTAIFGPRPPK; encoded by the coding sequence ATGCACGATATCGGCGCGGCCTTTCGTGAAGTCAGGGACCGGATTGCTGCTGCGGCTCGAAGAGCCGGCCGCAGTCCAGAGCAGGTCACGCTGGTTACCGTCTCGAGAACACGGTCGCCCGAGGAGATCAGGCTGGCAATGTCGGCCGGCGCGGATCACCTGGGCGAGAACTACGTTCAAGAGCTTGTCGACAAGTGGCGGGAGTTCGGCGGGCAGGTCGACGGCAACCCAAGGTGGCACTTCCTAGGCCACCTGCAGCGGAACAAGGTCAAGTACCTGGCTTCCTTCTGCGAGCTGATCCACTCGGTCGAGGATGAGCGGCTGGCTGCCGAGATCGACCGACGTGCCTGCGAGCGGCAGCGACGCCAGGCTTTGCTCCTTGAGGTCAACATTGCCGGCGAGGAGTCCAAGTTCGGGCTGAGTCCCGAGCAGGTGGCTCCTCTCGCCGAGAAAATCGCGGAACTGCCCGGGGTACAGCTACGAGGGCTGATGGCGATGACGCCGCTGGGGGCGTCACCCGAAGCCTGCCGCAAGTACTTCGCACAGGTCCGGGATTTGTCTGAAAGGCTCGCGGTCGGCTTGCCAGAGGGGGCAATGGCAGAGCTGTCCATGGGCATGACACAGGACTATGAGGTGGCCGTCGAGGAGGGCGCAACACTGGTTCGGGTGGGCACGGCGATCTTCGGTCCACGCCCACCGAAGTAG
- a CDS encoding VWA domain-containing protein, producing MNPRVLLVALLLLLGAQCFAAQETATAPATAAQKAPRLDVLFVIDTTGSMSDEIQVVKDKVREMVAKIASGKPTPEARFGLVLYRDRGDAYVTKTIDLTTEIDDLVKSIKEIEAGGGGDYAESVVEALHVAVNKVNWSPDPQVEKTMFVILDAPPHLDYTDDFDYKKDIAKALDLGIIVNVIGCSGLADADAQFLEKSFAKAAEGTFNALTYKRTYADAEGRTTTVLESAGRTYAMKGEAGAPGAPAADWRAGADRLAAAGAAAAAPAPMTTAPAMPGAPASTLAMAVPAGPSVAGGMRPERSDFAAAAGAPVAAQVGSTENNLDSILVGVVQRQAERRGVRYEDTGKLEILARFEGVYAAAELTGQKVIRDAKEFEALWKSVNAGKTPVPELPAVDFTKNMILATFLGTKATSGYGVHIESVWTEEKGLRAEVWTKAPAAGAAALTVVTQPYSMVVVPRQEGEVRWVKIDAPSDK from the coding sequence ATGAACCCCAGAGTCCTGTTGGTTGCCCTGTTGCTTCTTCTCGGCGCCCAGTGCTTTGCCGCGCAAGAGACGGCCACCGCGCCGGCGACGGCTGCACAGAAGGCGCCGCGTCTGGACGTCCTGTTCGTAATCGACACGACGGGTAGCATGAGTGATGAGATCCAGGTCGTCAAGGACAAGGTTCGCGAGATGGTCGCCAAGATCGCCTCGGGCAAGCCGACTCCTGAGGCACGCTTCGGACTGGTTCTGTACCGAGACCGGGGCGACGCCTACGTCACCAAGACCATCGATCTCACGACAGAGATCGACGACCTCGTCAAGTCCATCAAGGAGATCGAGGCCGGTGGTGGCGGGGACTACGCCGAGAGTGTGGTTGAGGCTTTGCATGTGGCCGTGAACAAGGTGAACTGGAGCCCCGACCCGCAGGTTGAGAAGACGATGTTCGTGATCCTCGACGCCCCGCCCCACCTGGACTACACGGACGACTTCGACTACAAGAAGGACATCGCCAAGGCGCTGGATCTGGGGATCATCGTCAACGTGATCGGCTGCAGCGGACTGGCGGACGCGGATGCGCAGTTCCTCGAGAAGAGCTTCGCCAAGGCCGCGGAGGGCACGTTCAACGCGCTCACCTACAAGCGCACCTATGCCGACGCCGAGGGCCGCACGACGACGGTCCTGGAGAGTGCCGGACGGACCTACGCCATGAAGGGCGAAGCGGGAGCGCCAGGAGCACCTGCCGCCGACTGGCGGGCCGGAGCTGACCGTCTGGCTGCCGCCGGTGCTGCTGCTGCGGCTCCGGCGCCGATGACTACTGCTCCCGCCATGCCGGGAGCACCTGCCTCGACCCTTGCGATGGCCGTCCCAGCAGGACCCTCGGTGGCCGGCGGCATGCGACCGGAGCGGTCCGACTTCGCTGCTGCGGCTGGCGCACCGGTCGCTGCGCAGGTCGGCTCAACGGAGAACAACCTCGACAGCATCCTGGTCGGCGTTGTCCAGCGACAGGCCGAGCGTCGCGGCGTCCGCTATGAGGACACGGGCAAGCTGGAGATTCTGGCACGGTTCGAGGGGGTCTACGCTGCGGCGGAGCTCACGGGCCAAAAGGTGATCCGCGACGCCAAGGAGTTCGAGGCGCTCTGGAAGAGCGTCAACGCCGGGAAGACTCCCGTGCCCGAGCTGCCCGCAGTGGATTTCACCAAGAACATGATCCTTGCGACCTTCCTGGGCACCAAGGCGACCAGTGGCTACGGGGTGCACATCGAGAGTGTCTGGACGGAGGAAAAGGGGCTGCGAGCCGAAGTGTGGACTAAGGCCCCGGCCGCCGGAGCTGCAGCGCTGACGGTGGTGACTCAGCCGTACTCGATGGTCGTTGTTCCGCGCCAGGAGGGTGAGGTGCGCTGGGTCAAGATCGACGCACCGAGCGACAAGTAG